The proteins below come from a single Crossiella sp. CA-258035 genomic window:
- a CDS encoding RidA family protein, which translates to MTHRIINPEGLHDPLPFGYSHVAVTSGELVFIAGQYASDATGQVSTPGFADQVDAAFANLRTALAAAGLELTHVVQLRTHIVDHDLEKLAVLGKAISAIWGDRPPVQTLTGVASLALPGMLFEVDAVAARP; encoded by the coding sequence ATGACGCACCGGATCATCAACCCCGAGGGCCTGCACGACCCGCTGCCGTTCGGCTACAGCCACGTCGCCGTGACCTCCGGCGAGCTCGTCTTCATCGCGGGCCAGTACGCCAGCGACGCCACCGGCCAGGTCAGCACGCCCGGCTTCGCCGACCAGGTGGACGCCGCCTTCGCCAACCTGCGCACCGCACTGGCCGCCGCCGGGCTGGAGCTGACCCACGTGGTCCAGCTCCGCACCCACATCGTCGACCACGACCTGGAAAAGCTGGCGGTCCTCGGCAAGGCGATCAGCGCGATCTGGGGCGACCGGCCGCCGGTGCAGACCCTGACCGGGGTGGCCTCGCTGGCACTGCCCGGGATGCTGTTCGAGGTCGACGCGGTGGCCGCCCGGCCATGA
- a CDS encoding type IV toxin-antitoxin system AbiEi family antitoxin domain-containing protein, whose amino-acid sequence MVADPAELRRALNATALRQAGYFTAQQARAAGYSHQAQNYHVKRGNWTRVGRGLFRLPDWPETEHEEYVRWRLWSGDRAVVSHESALLLHELSDVNPSAVHLTVPPGFRATAPNAVLHKESLPQSDVEERAEFRVTTVQRTLLDTAAGTLSQEQLDTAVSDALDRGLVTPRQLRTRADRHGERAALRIERALGAANR is encoded by the coding sequence GTGGTGGCCGATCCAGCCGAACTGCGCCGGGCGCTGAACGCGACGGCGCTACGCCAGGCCGGGTACTTCACCGCGCAGCAGGCGCGCGCGGCGGGCTACTCCCACCAGGCTCAGAACTACCACGTGAAACGCGGCAACTGGACCCGCGTCGGCCGCGGCCTGTTCCGCCTGCCGGACTGGCCGGAGACCGAGCACGAGGAGTACGTGCGGTGGCGGCTGTGGAGCGGTGACCGCGCGGTCGTCTCGCACGAGTCGGCCCTGCTGCTGCACGAGCTGAGCGACGTCAACCCGAGCGCGGTGCACCTGACCGTCCCGCCCGGATTCCGCGCGACAGCACCGAATGCGGTGCTGCACAAGGAATCCCTGCCGCAGTCCGATGTGGAAGAGCGCGCGGAGTTTCGCGTCACCACCGTGCAGCGCACCTTGCTCGACACCGCGGCGGGCACCCTCAGCCAGGAACAACTGGACACCGCGGTCTCCGACGCACTCGACCGCGGCCTGGTCACCCCCCGCCAGCTGCGCACCCGCGCGGACCGGCACGGCGAACGCGCGGCCCTGCGCATCGAGCGAGCACTGGGAGCGGCGAACCGATGA
- a CDS encoding ABC-F family ATP-binding cassette domain-containing protein: MVNLVNLESVSKSYGVRPLLDAVSLGVSQGDRIGVVGLNGGGKTTLLEVLAGVEPPDEGRVSRSRDLRMAVVTQRSELPEGATVRSLVLDPLGFAAEHEWAADPKARNVLDGLGVTALGLDSPLAEMSGGERRRVALAAALVQELDLVVLDEPTNHLDVEGVRWLAEHLLTRRGALVVVTHDRWFLDTVCTKTWEVVGGRVEQYEGGYADWIFARAERARVADTLEEKRRNLARKELAWLRRGAPARTSKPRYRIEAAETLIADVPPPRDTVELVSFAKRRLGKTVLEVENVDLTIPDRPLLTDVTWRIGPGDRIGLVGVNGSGKTTLLKLLAGEREPEAGKRIQGQTVRLAHLSQELADLPPALRVLEAVEEIARRVVLGKREMSASQLAELFGFPAQRQWTPVGDLSGGERRRLQLCRLLMAEPNVLLLDEPTNDLDIDTLQQLEDLLDSWPGTLVVVSHDRYLVERVCDQVVALFGDGKITHLIGGIEEYLRRREESGQSGLIARATLPQEPTAPTPAATGPSAADQRAARKELARLERQLEKLTKRETELHAALAEAATDPARLLKLDAELRAVLAEKAEVEEQWLLAADTAE; the protein is encoded by the coding sequence ATGGTCAACCTGGTCAACCTGGAGTCCGTGTCCAAGTCCTACGGCGTGCGGCCGTTGCTGGACGCGGTGTCCCTCGGCGTGTCCCAAGGCGACCGCATCGGCGTGGTCGGGCTCAACGGCGGTGGCAAGACCACCCTGCTGGAGGTGCTCGCCGGGGTCGAACCGCCCGACGAGGGCCGGGTCAGCCGGAGCCGGGACCTGCGGATGGCCGTGGTCACCCAGCGCAGCGAGCTGCCAGAGGGCGCCACCGTGCGGTCCCTGGTGCTGGACCCGCTTGGCTTCGCCGCCGAGCACGAGTGGGCGGCCGATCCCAAGGCGCGCAACGTGCTCGACGGGCTCGGCGTGACCGCGCTCGGCCTGGACAGCCCGCTGGCCGAGATGTCCGGTGGCGAGCGCCGCCGGGTCGCGCTGGCCGCCGCGCTGGTCCAGGAACTGGACCTGGTGGTGCTGGACGAGCCGACCAACCACCTGGACGTGGAAGGCGTGCGCTGGCTGGCTGAGCACCTGCTCACCCGGCGCGGCGCGCTGGTGGTGGTCACCCACGACCGGTGGTTCCTGGACACCGTGTGCACCAAGACCTGGGAGGTCGTCGGGGGCAGGGTGGAGCAGTACGAGGGCGGCTACGCGGACTGGATCTTCGCCCGCGCCGAGCGCGCCAGGGTGGCCGACACCCTGGAGGAGAAGCGGCGGAACCTGGCCCGCAAGGAGCTGGCCTGGCTGCGCCGCGGCGCGCCGGCCCGCACCTCCAAGCCCCGGTACCGGATCGAGGCCGCGGAGACCCTGATCGCCGACGTGCCCCCGCCGCGGGACACCGTGGAGCTGGTCAGCTTCGCCAAGCGCCGCCTGGGCAAGACCGTGCTGGAGGTCGAGAACGTCGACCTGACCATCCCGGACCGCCCGCTGCTCACCGACGTCACCTGGCGGATCGGGCCGGGCGACCGGATCGGCCTGGTCGGGGTGAACGGCTCCGGCAAGACCACCCTGCTCAAGCTGCTCGCGGGCGAACGCGAACCCGAAGCGGGCAAACGGATCCAGGGCCAGACCGTCCGGCTGGCGCACCTGTCCCAGGAGCTGGCCGACCTGCCGCCGGCCCTGCGCGTGCTGGAGGCGGTGGAGGAGATCGCCCGGCGGGTGGTGCTGGGCAAGCGCGAGATGTCCGCCTCCCAGCTGGCCGAGCTCTTCGGGTTCCCGGCGCAGCGCCAGTGGACCCCGGTCGGCGACCTCTCCGGTGGCGAACGGCGCAGGCTCCAGCTGTGCCGCCTGCTGATGGCCGAGCCGAACGTGCTGCTGCTGGACGAGCCCACCAACGACCTGGACATCGACACCCTCCAGCAGCTGGAGGACCTGCTCGACTCCTGGCCGGGCACCCTGGTGGTGGTCAGCCACGACCGCTACCTGGTGGAACGCGTCTGCGACCAGGTGGTGGCCCTCTTCGGCGACGGCAAGATCACCCACCTGATCGGCGGCATCGAGGAGTACCTGCGCCGCCGCGAGGAAAGCGGCCAGTCCGGCCTGATCGCCCGCGCCACCCTGCCCCAGGAACCCACCGCCCCCACCCCGGCCGCCACCGGCCCCAGCGCCGCGGACCAGCGCGCCGCCCGCAAGGAGCTGGCCCGCCTGGAACGCCAGCTGGAGAAGCTGACCAAGCGGGAGACCGAGCTGCACGCGGCACTGGCCGAGGCGGCCACCGACCCGGCCCGGCTGCTGAAGCTGGACGCGGAGCTGCGCGCGGTGCTGGCGGAGAAGGCGGAGGTCGAGGAGCAGTGGCTGCTGGCGGCCGACACCGCCGAGTAG
- a CDS encoding 4-(cytidine 5'-diphospho)-2-C-methyl-D-erythritol kinase — MLAVVPPPVIVRAPAKVNVHLAVGDVRKDGYHDLMTVFQALSLNDEVTVSVAEEPGIEVVGDSADMVPADFSNLAWKAVTALAEYVGRDPKDPRVRVHIRKGIPVAGGMAGGSADAAATLVGLASLWKLEIGKDELADVAAALGADVPFCLHGGTALGSGRGDRLVPVLARHQFHWVLALDHEGLSTPSVFHELDRLRAEGEPPRVGAVEPVVEALATGDPRQLALLLGNDLQAAAVSLRPALRRTLRAGVDAGALAGIVSGSGPTCAFLCQDAESAVRVAAELAGVGVCRTVRVAQGPVHGARVMSVEESPRPAPPEVHA, encoded by the coding sequence GTGCTGGCAGTCGTTCCGCCCCCGGTCATCGTCCGTGCCCCGGCCAAGGTCAATGTGCACCTTGCCGTCGGTGATGTGCGCAAGGACGGCTACCACGACCTCATGACCGTCTTCCAGGCGTTGTCCCTGAACGACGAGGTCACGGTCTCGGTGGCCGAGGAGCCAGGGATCGAGGTGGTCGGCGACAGCGCGGACATGGTGCCCGCCGACTTCTCCAACCTGGCCTGGAAGGCCGTGACGGCGCTGGCCGAGTACGTGGGCCGGGACCCGAAGGACCCCAGGGTCAGGGTGCACATCCGCAAGGGCATCCCGGTGGCCGGCGGCATGGCCGGTGGCAGCGCGGACGCCGCCGCCACCCTGGTCGGCCTGGCCTCGCTGTGGAAGCTGGAGATCGGCAAGGACGAGCTGGCCGACGTGGCCGCCGCACTCGGCGCGGACGTGCCGTTCTGCCTGCACGGCGGCACCGCGCTCGGCTCCGGCCGGGGCGACCGGCTGGTCCCGGTGCTGGCCAGGCACCAGTTCCACTGGGTGCTCGCGCTGGACCACGAGGGCCTGTCCACGCCGTCGGTCTTCCACGAGCTGGACCGGCTGCGCGCCGAGGGCGAGCCGCCCAGGGTCGGCGCGGTCGAACCCGTGGTGGAGGCGCTGGCCACCGGCGACCCCCGGCAGCTGGCCCTGCTGCTGGGCAACGACCTGCAGGCCGCCGCGGTCTCGCTGCGCCCGGCCCTGCGCCGCACGCTGCGCGCGGGCGTGGACGCGGGCGCGCTGGCCGGGATCGTCTCCGGCTCCGGACCGACCTGCGCGTTCCTCTGCCAGGACGCCGAGTCGGCGGTCCGGGTCGCCGCGGAGCTGGCCGGGGTCGGCGTGTGCCGTACCGTGCGAGTGGCACAGGGGCCGGTGCACGGCGCCAGGGTGATGAGCGTCGAGGAGTCCCCTCGCCCCGCTCCGCCCGAGGTGCACGCGTAG
- a CDS encoding MetQ/NlpA family ABC transporter substrate-binding protein — MRVPALIATVVTAALVLTACGGGGDNAANQDSALRVAVSPVPHAKILNWVKDNLAASKNIKIEVVEFQDYVLPNTSLVDKQLEANYFQHVPYLTEFLKERGGDLKFVAPVHIEPLAVFSKKVKNIADLPNNAKVALSQDAANQTRALRLLQANNVLKLKPGSEQGAALKDVAENPKNIKFVELEPAQLARSLDDTDASIVNGNYAIDAGLDPIKGSLAVEKAEQNPYANGLVTRPELAEDKRIKALAELLTSQQTRDYIQKEFGGAVIPA; from the coding sequence ATGCGGGTTCCCGCCCTCATCGCGACCGTCGTCACCGCCGCCCTCGTCCTCACCGCCTGCGGTGGCGGTGGGGACAACGCCGCCAACCAGGACTCCGCGCTGCGGGTCGCGGTCAGCCCGGTGCCGCACGCCAAGATCCTCAACTGGGTCAAGGACAACCTGGCCGCGAGCAAGAACATCAAGATCGAGGTGGTGGAGTTCCAGGACTACGTGCTGCCCAACACCTCGCTGGTGGACAAGCAGCTGGAGGCCAACTACTTCCAGCACGTGCCCTACCTGACCGAGTTCCTCAAGGAGCGCGGCGGGGACCTGAAGTTCGTCGCGCCGGTGCACATCGAACCGCTCGCGGTGTTCTCCAAGAAGGTCAAGAACATCGCCGACCTGCCGAACAACGCGAAGGTGGCGCTGTCCCAGGACGCGGCCAACCAGACCCGCGCGCTGCGCCTGCTGCAGGCCAACAACGTGCTCAAGCTCAAGCCGGGCAGCGAGCAGGGCGCCGCGCTCAAGGACGTCGCGGAGAACCCGAAGAACATCAAGTTCGTCGAGCTGGAGCCCGCGCAGCTGGCCCGCAGCCTGGACGACACCGACGCCTCGATCGTCAACGGCAACTACGCCATCGACGCCGGGCTGGACCCGATCAAGGGCTCCCTGGCGGTGGAGAAGGCCGAGCAGAACCCCTACGCGAACGGGCTGGTCACCCGGCCCGAGCTGGCCGAGGACAAGCGGATCAAGGCACTGGCCGAGCTGCTCACCTCGCAGCAGACCAGGGACTACATCCAGAAGGAGTTCGGCGGCGCGGTCATCCCGGCCTGA
- a CDS encoding methionine ABC transporter permease: MKEATPWAEVFDKLAQAGAETGLMVGLGTLFAVLGGLPLGVLLHASAPGGLRPQPLVYRALGFVVDLTRSLPFIILLVALIPVTRALAGSYIGSGPAVVPLAIGAIPFLARLVQSALREVPAGVVEAALTTGASKPKIVRSVLVKEAGPSLIAAVGVTAVALVGYSAMAGAVGGGGLGNLAITYGYQRFDSRLLYSSVIVLAALTFLVQILFDLVSRTVDRRRQITV; the protein is encoded by the coding sequence GTGAAAGAGGCAACACCCTGGGCGGAAGTGTTCGACAAGCTCGCCCAGGCGGGGGCCGAGACCGGCCTGATGGTCGGACTCGGCACCCTGTTCGCGGTGCTCGGCGGTCTCCCGCTCGGCGTCCTGCTGCACGCCAGCGCGCCGGGTGGGCTGCGGCCGCAACCCTTGGTCTACCGGGCGCTGGGCTTCGTGGTCGACCTGACCCGCTCGCTGCCGTTCATCATCCTGCTGGTCGCGCTGATCCCGGTGACCCGCGCGCTGGCCGGCAGCTACATCGGCAGCGGCCCCGCGGTGGTGCCGCTGGCCATCGGCGCGATCCCGTTCCTGGCCAGGCTGGTGCAGTCCGCGCTGCGGGAGGTGCCGGCCGGCGTGGTGGAAGCCGCGCTGACCACCGGGGCGAGCAAGCCGAAGATCGTCCGCAGCGTGCTGGTCAAGGAGGCCGGTCCCTCGCTGATCGCGGCGGTCGGGGTCACCGCGGTGGCGCTGGTCGGCTACTCCGCCATGGCCGGCGCGGTCGGCGGCGGTGGCCTGGGCAACCTGGCCATCACCTACGGCTACCAGCGCTTCGACTCCCGTCTGCTGTACAGCTCGGTGATCGTGCTGGCCGCGCTCACCTTCCTCGTGCAGATTCTCTTTGATCTTGTTTCGCGCACGGTCGACCGTCGCCGCCAGATCACCGTCTAG
- a CDS encoding methionine ABC transporter ATP-binding protein: MITVENLTKAYRGRSGTTVALDGVSLQVPAGTVCGVVGESGAGKSTLARCIALLEQPDSGGILVDGTDLVTLRGSALRAARRQIGVVPQNDSLLRQRTAAGNIALPLEAAGAPVESRRKRVVELLDLVGLADKAGSYPDQLSGGQRQRVAIARALAANPSVLLADEPTSALDPDTTASVLTVLDRARAELGVTVLVVTHDMGVVRRICDDVAVLDRGQVVEHGKVLDLVTQAGSRTSGALLPGVEDIVRAGDTDARFDRVADVVLVGFAAVGALLPEAASRFEVDLNLLGGGMTRLADTPVARFRVALTGANADAAFDWIADRGAVVRRRPTVLAGGAAA; the protein is encoded by the coding sequence GTGATCACAGTTGAGAACCTGACCAAGGCCTACCGGGGCCGCAGTGGCACGACCGTCGCGCTCGACGGCGTCTCGCTCCAGGTCCCCGCTGGAACGGTGTGCGGCGTCGTCGGGGAGAGCGGCGCGGGCAAGTCCACGCTGGCCCGCTGCATCGCCCTGCTGGAGCAGCCCGACTCGGGCGGCATCCTGGTCGACGGCACCGACCTGGTGACCCTGCGCGGCTCCGCGCTGCGCGCCGCCCGCCGCCAGATCGGCGTGGTGCCGCAGAACGACTCGCTGCTGCGCCAGCGCACCGCGGCGGGCAACATCGCGCTGCCGCTGGAGGCCGCGGGCGCGCCGGTGGAGTCCAGGCGCAAGCGGGTGGTCGAGCTGCTGGACCTGGTCGGCCTGGCGGACAAGGCGGGCAGCTACCCCGACCAGCTCTCCGGCGGGCAGCGGCAGCGGGTGGCCATCGCCCGCGCGCTGGCCGCCAACCCCTCGGTGCTGCTGGCCGACGAGCCCACCTCCGCGCTGGACCCGGACACCACCGCCTCGGTGCTCACCGTGCTGGACCGGGCCCGCGCCGAACTGGGCGTGACCGTGCTGGTGGTCACCCACGACATGGGCGTGGTCCGCCGGATCTGCGATGACGTCGCGGTGCTGGACCGCGGCCAGGTGGTCGAGCACGGCAAGGTGCTCGACCTGGTCACCCAGGCCGGTTCGCGCACCTCGGGCGCGCTGCTGCCCGGCGTGGAGGACATCGTGCGCGCCGGGGACACCGACGCCCGCTTCGACCGGGTGGCCGATGTGGTGCTGGTCGGCTTCGCCGCCGTCGGCGCCCTGCTGCCCGAGGCGGCCAGCCGCTTCGAGGTGGACCTGAACCTGCTGGGCGGCGGCATGACCCGCCTGGCCGACACCCCCGTGGCCCGGTTCCGGGTCGCGTTGACCGGAGCCAACGCCGACGCCGCCTTCGACTGGATCGCCGACCGCGGCGCCGTCGTCCGCCGCCGGCCGACTGTGCTCGCTGGAGGAGCAGCCGCGTGA
- the rsmA gene encoding 16S rRNA (adenine(1518)-N(6)/adenine(1519)-N(6))-dimethyltransferase RsmA: MTETPAPAGPQGVSLLGPADVRRLAAELDVRPTKKLGQNFVHDPNTVRRIVWEAGLSADDVVLEVGPGLGSLTLALLPACAGVVAVEIDPVLAGLLPTTAAERAPELAANLRVILADAMRVRAADLGEPAPTALVANLPYNVAVPVVLHLLAELPSLRRGLVMVQAEVADRLAAGPGSRIYGVPSVKAAWYAAMRRASAVPRAVFWPVPNVDSALVAFTRRAEPEGADKAAVFAVIEAAFSQRRKGLRAALASWAGSAERAGRVLAAAGIEPTARGEQLDINAYVKIAKAEAELGE; encoded by the coding sequence GTGACTGAAACTCCGGCACCGGCCGGGCCGCAGGGCGTCTCGCTCCTCGGCCCGGCCGATGTGCGTCGGCTGGCCGCCGAGCTCGACGTGCGTCCCACCAAGAAGCTGGGGCAGAACTTCGTGCACGACCCGAACACGGTGCGCCGCATCGTGTGGGAGGCCGGGCTCTCCGCTGACGACGTGGTGCTGGAGGTCGGCCCCGGCCTCGGCTCGCTGACCCTGGCCCTGCTGCCCGCCTGCGCGGGCGTGGTCGCGGTGGAGATCGATCCGGTGCTGGCCGGACTGCTGCCCACCACTGCCGCCGAGCGCGCGCCCGAGCTGGCCGCGAACCTGCGGGTGATCTTGGCCGACGCGATGCGGGTGCGCGCCGCCGACCTCGGCGAGCCCGCGCCCACCGCGCTGGTGGCCAACCTGCCCTACAACGTGGCCGTGCCGGTGGTGCTGCACCTGCTGGCCGAACTGCCCTCGCTGCGCCGGGGCCTGGTCATGGTGCAGGCCGAGGTGGCCGACCGGCTGGCGGCCGGTCCCGGCAGCCGGATCTACGGCGTGCCCAGCGTCAAGGCCGCCTGGTACGCCGCGATGCGCCGGGCCTCCGCGGTGCCGCGCGCGGTGTTCTGGCCGGTGCCCAACGTGGACTCCGCACTGGTCGCCTTCACCCGCCGCGCCGAGCCGGAGGGCGCGGACAAGGCCGCGGTGTTCGCGGTGATCGAGGCCGCCTTCTCCCAGCGCCGCAAGGGACTGCGGGCCGCACTGGCCTCCTGGGCCGGATCCGCCGAGCGGGCGGGCCGGGTGCTGGCCGCGGCCGGGATCGAGCCCACCGCCCGCGGCGAGCAGCTGGACATCAACGCCTACGTGAAAATCGCCAAGGCCGAGGCCGAGCTCGGGGAATAA
- a CDS encoding resuscitation-promoting factor produces MGTGTFEDSTPSDSWFEQNPAHNVAVLDRPAFRGVNLDHPSHPSMSLSVTTDDVLQVLGPDAYALLDSVDVDIDELIGLLNAETTMLPALRDLRPEDDEDRAARDRGEIPPVLVEAVTDWKRRFLKAGVAAALVTLTGGGAAAVAMDKQVTVDIDGTQQTVRTYASTVAQVLADQGLTTQAHDALSPSPQASIADGGKIVLERGRQLKMTVDGQTTESWVRARTVGDALNQLGINHDGAWLSKDRTAAIPTDGLALEIKTPKNVTLFDGGNEPQRMKTTALTVSELLQQLQLSLGPDDQVNLGADGKISDGAEIHVSRTGVTVVNKKEAIEPTVEKTDDPTMMRGEQKVEDPGTPGEQMVTYRVTMKNGKETAREKLGTKVVKEAKPKKIKVGTKVPPDGAVWDRLAQCEATGNWAANTGNGYYGGLQFNAGTWRAYGGAQYAALPHQASREQQIAVATKLRDARGGYGAWPHCSSKLNLPK; encoded by the coding sequence GTGGGCACTGGAACGTTCGAGGACTCCACTCCTTCGGACTCCTGGTTCGAGCAGAACCCCGCGCACAACGTCGCCGTGCTGGACCGGCCGGCGTTCCGGGGCGTCAACCTGGACCACCCCAGCCACCCGTCGATGTCCCTGAGCGTCACCACCGATGACGTGCTCCAGGTCCTCGGCCCCGACGCCTACGCGCTGCTGGACAGCGTGGACGTCGACATCGACGAGCTGATCGGCCTGCTCAACGCCGAGACCACCATGCTCCCGGCGCTGCGCGACCTCCGTCCCGAGGACGACGAGGACCGCGCCGCCAGGGACCGCGGCGAGATCCCGCCGGTGCTGGTCGAGGCCGTCACCGACTGGAAGCGCCGCTTCCTCAAGGCCGGCGTGGCCGCCGCGCTGGTCACCCTGACCGGCGGTGGCGCGGCCGCGGTCGCGATGGACAAGCAGGTCACCGTCGACATCGACGGCACCCAGCAGACCGTGCGCACCTACGCCAGCACGGTCGCCCAGGTGCTGGCCGACCAGGGCCTGACCACCCAGGCGCACGACGCGCTCAGCCCGTCCCCGCAGGCCTCCATCGCCGACGGCGGCAAGATCGTGCTGGAGCGCGGCCGTCAGCTGAAGATGACCGTGGACGGCCAGACCACCGAGTCCTGGGTGCGCGCCCGCACCGTCGGCGACGCGCTCAACCAGCTCGGCATCAACCACGACGGCGCCTGGCTGTCCAAGGACCGCACCGCGGCCATCCCCACCGACGGCCTGGCGCTGGAGATCAAGACCCCGAAGAACGTCACGCTCTTCGACGGCGGCAACGAGCCGCAGCGGATGAAGACCACCGCGCTGACGGTCTCCGAACTGCTCCAGCAGCTCCAGCTCAGCCTCGGTCCCGACGACCAGGTCAACCTGGGCGCGGACGGCAAGATCAGCGACGGCGCGGAGATCCACGTCAGCCGCACCGGCGTGACCGTGGTGAACAAGAAGGAAGCCATCGAGCCGACGGTCGAGAAGACCGACGACCCGACCATGATGCGCGGTGAGCAGAAGGTCGAGGACCCGGGCACGCCCGGCGAGCAGATGGTCACCTACCGGGTCACCATGAAGAACGGCAAGGAGACCGCCCGGGAGAAGCTGGGCACCAAGGTCGTCAAGGAAGCCAAGCCGAAGAAGATCAAGGTCGGCACCAAGGTGCCGCCGGACGGCGCGGTCTGGGACCGGCTGGCGCAGTGCGAGGCCACCGGCAACTGGGCGGCCAACACCGGCAACGGCTACTACGGCGGCCTGCAGTTCAACGCGGGCACCTGGCGGGCCTACGGCGGCGCGCAGTACGCCGCCCTGCCGCACCAGGCCAGCCGGGAGCAGCAGATCGCGGTGGCCACCAAGCTGCGCGACGCCCGCGGCGGCTACGGCGCCTGGCCGCACTGCTCCTCGAAGCTGAACCTGCCCAAGTAG
- a CDS encoding TatD family hydrolase, translating to MADHGRKGDPPPLPEPLPAPVVDAHTHLDACGFTDPGSVRAALDRAASVGVGRVVTVADDLPSARWVVEASAWDDRLFAAVALHPTRTSVFGDAERAELEKLAAAPRVVAVGETGLDYYWDYSTPAEQDPAFRWHIDLAKRLDKALMIHDRDAHEDVLRILDEEGAPETVVFHCFSGDAEFAKRCADKGYVLSFAGPVTFRKSTDLQEAARLVPADQFLIETDAPFLTPHPYRGRPNEPYAVIYTARVVASLRGVDVAELAETTSATAERVFRLAERSAME from the coding sequence GTGGCTGACCACGGACGCAAGGGCGACCCGCCGCCGCTGCCGGAACCGCTTCCGGCGCCGGTGGTCGACGCGCACACCCATCTCGACGCCTGCGGCTTCACCGATCCCGGGTCGGTGCGGGCCGCGCTGGACCGGGCCGCCTCGGTCGGGGTCGGCCGGGTGGTGACGGTGGCCGACGACCTGCCCTCGGCGCGCTGGGTGGTGGAAGCCTCTGCCTGGGATGACCGGCTGTTCGCCGCGGTCGCGCTGCACCCCACCCGTACCAGCGTGTTCGGCGACGCCGAGCGGGCCGAGCTGGAGAAGCTGGCCGCCGCGCCCCGGGTGGTCGCGGTCGGCGAGACCGGGCTGGACTACTACTGGGACTACTCGACCCCGGCGGAGCAGGACCCCGCGTTCCGCTGGCACATCGACCTGGCCAAGCGGCTGGACAAGGCGCTGATGATCCACGACCGGGACGCGCACGAGGACGTGCTGCGCATCCTGGACGAGGAGGGCGCGCCCGAGACCGTGGTCTTCCACTGCTTCTCCGGGGACGCCGAGTTCGCCAAGCGGTGCGCGGACAAGGGGTACGTGCTCTCCTTCGCCGGGCCGGTGACCTTCCGCAAGTCCACCGACCTCCAGGAGGCGGCCCGGCTGGTGCCCGCCGACCAGTTCCTGATCGAGACCGACGCGCCCTTCCTGACCCCCCATCCGTACCGGGGCAGGCCCAACGAGCCCTACGCCGTTATCTATACAGCGCGTGTTGTGGCGTCACTCAGGGGAGTGGATGTGGCGGAACTCGCCGAGACCACCTCCGCCACCGCCGAACGGGTGTTCCGGCTGGCAGAGCGGTCGGCGATGGAGTGA
- a CDS encoding PadR family transcriptional regulator: protein MSATTRLAVLGAVRMLQPVNYYQVRRNLLTWNIDRWANLQPGSIFHALKSMHRDGLLTAEESAGEGNARQKLIYTVTPAGEAEYKDLLRSAWLREEHSLDGLMTAICLLPDLSAEELIPLVKHRIVRIEADLMRTGSGREAVRAPGKPRHIVELFDLSGELGNAELTWCRNLLAKLEGGEYQGWQVAE, encoded by the coding sequence ATGTCGGCGACCACTCGTCTCGCGGTGCTCGGTGCGGTGCGCATGCTCCAGCCCGTGAACTACTACCAGGTCCGCCGCAACCTGCTGACCTGGAACATCGACCGCTGGGCCAACCTCCAGCCCGGCTCGATCTTCCACGCGCTCAAGTCGATGCACCGCGACGGCCTGCTCACCGCCGAGGAGTCTGCCGGCGAGGGCAACGCCCGGCAGAAGCTGATCTACACGGTCACCCCGGCAGGCGAGGCCGAGTACAAGGACCTGCTCCGCTCGGCCTGGCTGCGCGAGGAGCACTCGCTGGACGGCCTGATGACCGCGATCTGCCTGCTGCCGGACCTGTCCGCCGAGGAGCTGATCCCGTTGGTGAAGCACCGGATCGTGCGGATCGAGGCGGACCTGATGAGGACCGGGTCCGGGCGGGAGGCGGTGCGCGCACCGGGGAAGCCGCGGCACATCGTGGAGCTGTTCGACCTGTCCGGGGAGCTGGGGAACGCGGAGCTGACCTGGTGCCGGAACCTGCTGGCGAAGCTGGAGGGCGGGGAGTACCAGGGCTGGCAGGTCGCCGAGTAG